Below is a genomic region from Triticum dicoccoides isolate Atlit2015 ecotype Zavitan chromosome 5A, WEW_v2.0, whole genome shotgun sequence.
TGCAGGTTATCTGCTTCAAAAAAAAAACTGCAGGTTATCAATAATGGGTTTTGTCTGCTTTTCTTTCAGAGATGTGCAACTGAACTTATTCAGTCATCAACAAACATGGTTCTAGAATGTAGTGATCTTGGGTGACATAACCCATTGCTCCTGCCTAAGCTGGACATAGTACTTTATATATTCAAATGTCTGAACCTAAATTCCAGTGTATCCTCATAGAGTACATGACTACAGTCAGGGGATGCTCCTTGACTTGTTAATCTTGCAACTGACTTTCACTAGTCTTTCTAGAAATGGATGCTCCTTTATACATCATGTTTTAGAATGTAGTGATATCAGGTTGGGCGACAACCAATTACAGGAAAATGCTTCTGTGACTACAGCACTGGACAAAGCATGGTGAAACGTTGGCATTTGGTAGTACTTGACATACACAAATGTCTGAACCTGAACTCATGCTACGGGACACCTAAAATACAGGTTTGGGAGCTCCTCTGTTTCTCCAGCTTGCAACTCTGACTTCTAGTTTTTCTAGTAACAGACCAAGTTAATTTATCAGATTCAGATGAGCACTAAATACAATCAGGAGTACCATATATCCCACCTAACTGTAAAAGTCGATGGCATTGCAAAATCACGAACAGGAACAGACAGACAACAGAACAAATAATTTGCAGAGTCAAAGAGATTGCTGACATTCTTTTTATCAAAGCAGAACAGAACATTACTATATCGACACGATTATCCAGACAGCGAACACTAATTCTATGGAGAGTCACTAGACAGTAATCGACTAAGCCTTCTTGGGGGACTTGGCGGCCTTCTTGGGCGACTTGGGCTCCTTCTCTGCCGTCTTCTTGGGGAGCAGCACGGGGTTGATGTTGGGCAGCACGCCGCCGTGCGCGATGGTGACGCCGGCGAGCAGCTTGCCGAGCTCCTGGTCGTTCCGGATGGCGAGCAGCAGGTGGCGCGGGATGATGCGGGACTTCTTGTTGTCCTTGGCGGCGTTCCCGGCGAGCTCGAGCAGCTCGGCGGCGAGGTACTCGAGGACGGAGGCGAGGTAGACGGGGGCGCCCATGCCGACGCGCTGCGCGTAACGGCCCTTCTTGAGGAAGCGGCCGATGCGGCCGACGGGGAACTGCAGCCCGGCCTTGACGGACCGCGCCACCGCCTTCTTCCTGGGGCCGCCGCCAAGCTTGCGCCCCACCACGTACTTCTTCGCCTTGGAGACGGCGCCGGTGGCTGAGGCGTCCATGGCGGCTAGAGGGATTTGAGATTTGGCGCGATGGGGGATTTGAGAAGGCGAGAGTGTGCTGGTGCGGAGAGGTTTGGCGATGGGGATTTGAGATTTGAGTGTTGCGTTGGACGGTGGGGTTTGGGCAGAGTATTTAAACGGCGCGGGAAGGGGATGGTGTGGGCCCGTCGATCCGCGACCACAGGCAATGGACGGTCGGTTCGGTGGCGAATGGACGGCAGCGATGCGAAAATTACACTGTGCATTCCTATCATTCAGTCAATATTTTTGTCAACCGAAGAAATAAATGGAAGGAAACCCATAAAGCCAGGGGAGCATTATTTGGATACAAGGTTTTTCACTAGGAATCTTTTCTCATGAAAAAAAATGGGTCAAGGAATGAAACCACAAAATTATAAATTGGTCATGTAAACTCAAATCCATATGACATGCCAGGTATTATTAGAAATTTCCACTTTTGTTTTGTACGGGCGTAATATGACTATAAATTTCCTCTCTCTTGAATTTTGTTGTAAAAA
It encodes:
- the LOC119298198 gene encoding histone H2A-like; this translates as MDASATGAVSKAKKYVVGRKLGGGPRKKAVARSVKAGLQFPVGRIGRFLKKGRYAQRVGMGAPVYLASVLEYLAAELLELAGNAAKDNKKSRIIPRHLLLAIRNDQELGKLLAGVTIAHGGVLPNINPVLLPKKTAEKEPKSPKKAAKSPKKA